In Mycobacterium sp. Aquia_216, a genomic segment contains:
- a CDS encoding SDR family NAD(P)-dependent oxidoreductase, whose product MTGAVIVTGAAGGIGTALCERMRKDGYHAIGIDRNVAPAADTYLQVDLGESEQLVELGRELARNYELKAIVHNGAVQPIAGAGETPFNEWANALRVNVLAVDALVSGTRENLGAHDGSVVAISSVHGRATTGGITAYATTKAALEGWVRSAAMDLGPSVRVNAIAPGAIDTAKLREGFARWGETAEERKELLRQRTALRRIGEPSDVAGAVSFLIGDDARFITGTVLVVDGGATARLGSE is encoded by the coding sequence GTGACCGGTGCGGTCATTGTCACGGGGGCGGCCGGCGGGATCGGCACGGCCTTGTGCGAACGCATGCGCAAAGACGGCTATCACGCGATCGGGATCGACAGAAACGTCGCGCCGGCGGCCGACACCTACCTTCAGGTCGACCTGGGCGAATCCGAGCAGCTCGTGGAGCTCGGCCGGGAGCTGGCCCGGAACTACGAGCTGAAGGCCATCGTGCACAACGGCGCGGTACAACCGATCGCGGGGGCGGGGGAGACGCCCTTCAATGAATGGGCAAATGCTTTGCGGGTCAACGTCCTTGCCGTCGACGCCCTCGTCTCCGGCACCCGCGAAAACCTAGGCGCTCACGATGGTTCGGTCGTCGCGATCAGTAGCGTGCACGGCCGCGCGACAACCGGCGGCATTACCGCGTATGCCACGACGAAGGCGGCGCTGGAGGGTTGGGTCCGCTCCGCGGCGATGGACCTCGGACCGAGCGTGCGGGTCAACGCGATTGCGCCCGGTGCGATCGACACCGCGAAGCTTCGTGAGGGATTCGCGCGGTGGGGGGAGACGGCCGAGGAACGCAAGGAGCTGTTGCGCCAGCGCACCGCACTGCGCCGCATCGGGGAGCCGAGTGATGTCGCCGGCGCGGTGTCGTTTCTGATCGGTGACGACGCGCGTTTCATCACGGGAACGGTCTTGGTCGTCGACGGTGGGGCAACGGCTCGCCTGGGATCGGAATGA
- a CDS encoding 6-hydroxymethylpterin diphosphokinase MptE-like protein, protein MIIGNGPSLRKTDMGLLRGEYTFGLNRIYLMFDELGFETTFHVVINRHVVEQCADDFRKIKAPLFTTAPNRDFLDGAANTGFLNTIVGLWPYFSRDASRGVWEGYTVTYVAMQLAYYMGFSEVVLIGVDHSFAVSGTPNQLVESTGPDASHFDPRYFPKGFKWQLPDLENSEVAYRLARKAFEADGRRIVDATVDGALTIYPKLALAEALGK, encoded by the coding sequence GTGATTATCGGCAACGGCCCGAGCCTCCGCAAGACCGACATGGGCCTGTTGCGCGGCGAGTACACCTTCGGCCTCAACCGCATCTACCTGATGTTCGACGAACTCGGATTCGAGACCACCTTCCACGTCGTCATCAACCGGCACGTGGTGGAGCAGTGTGCCGATGACTTCAGGAAGATCAAAGCACCCCTCTTTACGACCGCGCCGAACCGCGACTTCCTCGACGGCGCAGCCAATACCGGCTTCCTGAACACGATCGTAGGTTTGTGGCCGTACTTCTCACGTGACGCAAGCCGCGGGGTATGGGAGGGCTACACGGTGACTTATGTGGCGATGCAGCTGGCGTATTACATGGGATTCTCCGAGGTCGTGCTGATCGGCGTCGATCACAGCTTCGCGGTCAGCGGAACCCCGAATCAACTCGTCGAGTCCACAGGACCGGACGCGAGTCATTTCGACCCGCGCTATTTCCCAAAGGGCTTCAAGTGGCAACTGCCTGACCTGGAAAACTCCGAGGTCGCATACCGGTTGGCCCGCAAGGCATTCGAAGCCGACGGGCGGCGGATCGTGGATGCGACCGTCGACGGTGCGCTGACGATATATCCGAAGCTGGCGCTCGCGGAAGCGCTCGGCAAGTGA
- a CDS encoding FkbM family methyltransferase — MVLRWLARRVLPPWDLDEVGIVFHVIGGTPGTMLDVGAHQGYSAAPFLVRGWTVHAFEPDPANRAILSNRFPNIAIDPRAVSEQDGDEVQLFTSDVSTGISTLSPFHTTHEPTTTVRTVRLDTYIREQSVGQVDFLKIDTEGFDLFVLRTFPWDTFHPKAVVCEFEDNKTTRLGHDVHDIARFLERQGYSVLVSEWEPITQYGVRHTWRRFARYPTELGGDSWGNLIAVEPSLLESIERAGQSAVRRMRIRRWAE; from the coding sequence ATGGTTTTGCGATGGCTCGCGCGTCGGGTGTTGCCGCCCTGGGATCTGGACGAGGTGGGGATAGTATTCCACGTCATCGGCGGGACGCCGGGGACGATGCTCGATGTCGGAGCGCACCAGGGTTATTCTGCGGCACCGTTTTTGGTGCGAGGGTGGACTGTGCATGCGTTCGAGCCTGACCCGGCCAATCGGGCCATCCTGTCGAATCGATTCCCCAACATCGCCATCGATCCTCGCGCCGTATCCGAGCAGGACGGCGACGAGGTGCAGCTGTTCACGAGCGACGTATCGACGGGCATCAGCACCCTGTCGCCCTTCCACACCACGCACGAGCCGACCACGACCGTCCGAACCGTGCGCCTCGACACCTACATTCGCGAGCAAAGCGTCGGGCAGGTCGACTTCTTGAAGATCGACACCGAGGGTTTCGACCTGTTCGTCTTGCGCACGTTCCCCTGGGACACTTTTCATCCGAAGGCCGTGGTGTGCGAGTTCGAGGATAATAAGACGACCAGGCTCGGGCACGATGTACACGACATCGCCCGGTTCCTCGAGCGGCAGGGCTACTCAGTTCTGGTTTCCGAGTGGGAGCCCATCACGCAATACGGCGTTCGGCACACATGGCGGCGTTTTGCGCGGTACCCGACCGAGCTTGGCGGCGATAGTTGGGGCAACCTCATTGCCGTCGAACCGTCCCTGCTCGAATCTATCGAGCGCGCAGGCCAATCCGCCGTCAGGCGGATGCGGATCCGCCGGTGGGCGGAGTGA
- a CDS encoding glycosyltransferase family 87 protein produces MSRSIETLRSPVTKIKGLLSAFTSQSERTVVLGTVLIVSAISMGFSYLLARCFSVDMLSSLLLSPPEDCWLNWGENIGRHCFSDYAIIVDVGRWPNPWDHQVPLPHDFPPMWSIYPAAAMTPHLLFGLPAAWLGAPILGLLAYLLALTIAVLSPAIWAARGACGLERVVVFLALGALAIPAWAVIDRGNSTGFIVPIALVFLVALRRERWGLVAIMVVVAALVKPQFAVLGVVLLAARKWRLSGLAAGGFAISSIAAYLLWPRDFPDTITQSIHNIFSKNSPLQQYLLGQQNVSYGKAFLMIPDTVELFQTGGKIPDNFLAGPRSLIGYVILVIVVASVVALGRRIVPIMAGIVLLATAAFFAPMAPFYYLVFVLPVAALIVRDPDGSPGAGVFDWLAIRDGRRRAVGLWVSFAAALSIAQLALGQPGSAPIPGHSGGTRLTVVTTVGWAPILWLIASAVIIVSYARRPASGDDEDTAVSASELRTEPPTPAAARPDA; encoded by the coding sequence ATGAGTCGATCGATCGAGACACTGCGCAGCCCCGTTACCAAGATCAAGGGCCTGCTTTCGGCGTTCACATCCCAGTCCGAACGCACGGTGGTGCTCGGCACTGTACTGATAGTGTCGGCGATCTCTATGGGCTTCAGTTACCTTCTCGCCCGGTGCTTTTCGGTCGACATGCTTTCCTCTCTCCTCCTCAGCCCGCCGGAAGACTGCTGGCTCAATTGGGGCGAGAATATCGGCCGGCACTGCTTCAGTGACTACGCAATAATCGTTGACGTCGGGCGGTGGCCCAACCCGTGGGACCATCAGGTTCCCCTGCCTCACGATTTCCCGCCGATGTGGTCCATTTACCCGGCGGCCGCCATGACGCCGCATCTACTGTTTGGGCTACCCGCGGCATGGCTGGGTGCGCCAATCCTCGGGCTGCTGGCTTACCTCCTAGCGCTGACGATCGCAGTTCTCTCGCCCGCGATCTGGGCAGCTCGCGGGGCGTGTGGCCTAGAGCGGGTGGTGGTATTCCTCGCGTTGGGTGCGTTGGCCATTCCGGCGTGGGCGGTGATTGATCGAGGCAACTCGACGGGTTTCATTGTGCCTATCGCCCTAGTTTTTTTGGTGGCGTTGCGTCGCGAGCGGTGGGGCCTGGTGGCCATTATGGTAGTCGTGGCCGCGCTCGTGAAGCCACAGTTCGCCGTTCTCGGCGTGGTGTTGTTAGCTGCCCGCAAATGGCGACTGAGCGGCCTCGCGGCCGGTGGCTTCGCCATCTCCAGTATTGCTGCGTACCTGCTTTGGCCGCGCGACTTTCCCGACACAATCACACAGTCGATCCATAATATTTTTTCTAAGAACAGCCCGCTCCAGCAATATCTTCTCGGACAGCAGAACGTGTCTTATGGCAAAGCGTTTCTCATGATTCCGGATACGGTTGAGTTGTTTCAGACGGGCGGCAAAATACCAGACAACTTCCTCGCTGGTCCGCGGTCGCTGATCGGGTATGTCATCTTGGTCATTGTGGTCGCCTCCGTGGTTGCTCTAGGGCGACGCATCGTGCCCATCATGGCCGGAATTGTGCTGCTAGCCACGGCGGCATTCTTCGCCCCCATGGCTCCCTTCTACTACCTAGTCTTCGTCTTGCCCGTCGCAGCGCTTATTGTCCGAGACCCCGACGGGTCGCCAGGTGCTGGGGTATTCGATTGGCTTGCGATCCGCGACGGTCGCCGCCGTGCGGTCGGCTTATGGGTGAGTTTCGCCGCTGCGCTTAGCATCGCTCAACTCGCCTTGGGCCAACCGGGCTCTGCACCTATCCCAGGCCACAGCGGAGGAACCAGGCTAACGGTTGTCACGACTGTCGGTTGGGCGCCGATCTTGTGGCTAATCGCAAGTGCGGTGATCATCGTTTCCTACGCGCGCAGGCCGGCTTCCGGAGACGACGAAGATACTGCTGTCAGTGCATCCGAGCTGAGGACGGAGCCTCCAACGCCAGCAGCGGCTCGACCCGACGCCTAA
- a CDS encoding transketolase yields MVTTGGESLCAVDVRTARQRLLKMHYESGVGHIGGNLSALDAMLVVFHHYLRDEDQFFLSKGHSAGALYTTLWTIGRLDDHDLESFHRDNTLLAGHPPAAGIPDIAFATGSLGHGVSLAAGTALAFRFQRKGARVVCLTSDGEWQEGSTWEGLIFASHHKLNNLTILVDHNGLQGFGSTTEVASMSPLWQRLQGFDVDLYVVDGHDTSAIGCALSSPSERLKVVILRTVKGHGVSFMENEMKWHYLPLTEELYQQAIDELDSR; encoded by the coding sequence ATGGTGACTACTGGGGGCGAGTCGCTTTGCGCCGTCGATGTTCGAACGGCACGGCAGCGTCTGCTTAAGATGCACTACGAAAGCGGCGTTGGTCATATCGGCGGGAACCTCTCGGCGCTCGACGCCATGTTGGTCGTATTCCACCACTACCTACGTGATGAAGATCAATTCTTTTTATCCAAGGGTCATTCGGCAGGTGCGCTCTACACGACACTGTGGACCATCGGTAGGTTGGACGACCACGACCTTGAGTCATTCCACAGGGATAACACCCTTCTCGCGGGGCATCCGCCTGCTGCCGGCATTCCTGACATTGCTTTTGCAACAGGCAGTTTGGGGCACGGTGTCTCGCTCGCCGCAGGTACGGCTCTAGCCTTTCGGTTTCAGCGCAAGGGCGCACGAGTCGTTTGTTTGACGTCCGATGGTGAATGGCAGGAAGGGTCGACGTGGGAAGGTCTCATTTTTGCGTCTCACCATAAACTAAATAATTTAACAATCCTCGTCGATCACAATGGACTACAGGGATTCGGGTCGACCACCGAGGTCGCAAGTATGTCGCCATTGTGGCAGCGATTGCAGGGATTCGACGTGGATCTTTACGTCGTGGACGGGCATGATACGAGCGCGATAGGCTGCGCACTATCTTCCCCCAGCGAACGGCTGAAAGTCGTCATCCTTCGCACGGTCAAAGGTCACGGAGTGAGCTTCATGGAGAATGAGATGAAATGGCACTATCTTCCGCTGACGGAGGAGCTCTACCAGCAGGCGATTGACGAGCTCGACAGCCGATGA
- a CDS encoding NAD-dependent epimerase/dehydratase family protein, whose translation MDSLESNIRGLKGPILVTGASGFIGANLFKKLYNVRDDVYAIVRGGKGWRLRDIPDEQTIEVDLNDYVMTRHLVDSSAPQTVFHCAAYGAYSFEDDATLIYQTNFQSAVNLVDRLGSRPLVAFISAGSSSEYGTNCAAPHEDSLCEPNSPYAVSKVAVANYLHYMGKHQQFPAVNLRLYSAYGPLEDTSRLVPTLLREAVAGRLPPLVDPQTSRDFVHVDDVCEAFVLAATRMHPGLYGESLNIGTGIKTTIGDLVELTRATFGVEAEPSFDTMAGREWDTPDWYAEPSKALREIGWRARTDLKDGLVSMSKWVATLTDRQIAESTKKGGKGRRRSVSAVIACYKDGQAIPVMHKRLADTFDQLDVDYEIIFVNDGSPDDSADVIREISKQDRHVIGITHSRNYGSQMAFRSGMELSTMDGVVLLDGDLQDPPELIHEFYPLWEQGYDVVYGRRVKRDMPWHRGLEYKLFYRLFARYSYINIPLDAGDFSLMDRRVVRWLLNCPERDLFMRGLRAYVGFKQTGVDYVRPERMFGRSTNNLMKNIDWAKKAIFSFSNAPLNMLTNMGIASLAVSLLAAVVVFLLRVLVPDIAPRGVTTLLLVMLIFGSMNLFAIGLVGEYVSKIMTEVKGRPRLIRASLIRNGEQTELLPDGKAMRSPVVEKQP comes from the coding sequence ATGGATTCGCTTGAGTCCAACATCCGTGGCTTGAAGGGACCGATCCTAGTAACCGGTGCCTCGGGATTTATCGGTGCGAATCTGTTCAAGAAGCTGTACAACGTTCGTGACGACGTGTACGCGATTGTGCGTGGCGGTAAGGGGTGGAGGCTGCGCGATATACCGGACGAACAAACCATCGAGGTTGACCTCAATGACTACGTGATGACGAGACACCTAGTCGATAGTTCGGCACCTCAGACGGTGTTCCACTGCGCTGCCTACGGTGCTTACTCATTCGAGGACGACGCCACGCTCATCTATCAGACCAACTTTCAGTCTGCGGTCAACCTGGTCGACCGCTTGGGGTCGCGGCCCCTTGTCGCCTTCATCAGCGCGGGGAGTTCCTCAGAGTATGGAACGAATTGCGCGGCGCCACACGAAGATAGCCTTTGCGAACCCAACAGCCCGTATGCCGTCTCCAAAGTGGCGGTGGCTAACTATCTCCACTACATGGGCAAGCATCAGCAGTTTCCGGCGGTGAACCTCCGCCTTTATTCGGCGTACGGCCCTCTCGAAGACACTTCGCGATTGGTCCCAACGCTGTTGCGTGAGGCGGTGGCGGGGCGGCTGCCGCCGCTGGTCGATCCCCAGACGTCACGCGACTTCGTACATGTTGACGACGTTTGCGAAGCCTTCGTTCTCGCGGCGACACGTATGCATCCCGGGCTGTACGGGGAGAGTCTCAACATCGGCACCGGGATCAAGACAACCATTGGCGACCTGGTGGAGCTGACTCGGGCGACGTTCGGCGTCGAAGCCGAACCAAGTTTCGACACAATGGCGGGTCGAGAATGGGACACGCCGGATTGGTATGCCGAACCTAGCAAGGCCCTTCGAGAGATCGGCTGGCGTGCGCGTACCGATCTGAAGGATGGGTTGGTGTCAATGTCGAAATGGGTTGCCACTCTTACTGATCGGCAGATCGCAGAATCTACAAAGAAAGGTGGCAAAGGGCGCCGGCGCAGCGTATCGGCGGTAATCGCCTGCTACAAAGACGGTCAGGCGATACCGGTGATGCACAAACGACTTGCTGACACGTTCGACCAACTCGACGTGGACTACGAGATTATTTTCGTAAACGACGGCAGCCCGGATGACAGCGCCGACGTGATACGCGAGATCAGTAAGCAAGATCGACACGTCATCGGGATCACTCATTCGCGAAATTATGGTTCGCAGATGGCGTTTCGGAGCGGCATGGAGCTGTCGACAATGGACGGCGTCGTCCTGTTGGATGGTGACCTTCAAGATCCGCCTGAGTTAATCCACGAATTCTATCCGCTGTGGGAGCAAGGCTATGACGTTGTGTACGGCAGACGAGTCAAGCGGGATATGCCGTGGCATCGAGGCTTGGAATACAAGCTATTCTATCGGCTATTTGCGCGCTACAGCTACATAAACATTCCACTCGATGCTGGCGACTTCTCGCTGATGGATCGACGAGTGGTCAGGTGGCTACTTAACTGCCCCGAGCGCGACCTGTTCATGCGCGGGTTGCGCGCCTATGTTGGCTTTAAGCAGACCGGCGTCGACTACGTTCGTCCGGAGCGTATGTTCGGGCGCTCCACCAACAACCTTATGAAGAACATCGACTGGGCGAAGAAGGCGATCTTCTCGTTCAGCAACGCCCCGCTGAACATGCTGACCAACATGGGGATAGCATCACTCGCTGTTTCACTGCTTGCGGCAGTGGTGGTATTTCTCCTCCGGGTGCTCGTGCCTGACATCGCGCCTCGAGGTGTTACCACCCTATTGCTCGTCATGCTCATATTTGGGTCCATGAATCTGTTCGCGATCGGCCTCGTTGGTGAATACGTGTCCAAGATCATGACCGAGGTGAAGGGTCGGCCTCGCCTCATCAGAGCCTCGCTGATCCGCAATGGAGAGCAAACTGAGCTACTACCGGACGGCAAGGCCATGAGGTCCCCTGTGGTGGAGAAGCAACCATGA
- a CDS encoding class I SAM-dependent methyltransferase, translated as MSSARSCPVCGAGSLDATSFLEANIDVSRLDEFSYSSRKTPEYMNLELVQCRRCDLVYADSPPSQDDLARAYHVADYDSAEEADDAASAYIRAMQPVLQALTRRESVLEIGTGTGVLLEHLAHQGFTKLVGVEPSASAIAAAPTYRQNWIREGVFEEQNFAPESFDLICCFMTMEHVIDPKVISLAAFRLLRPGGAFVTVTHDYRGWLNRMLGRRSPIIDIEHMQLFSGTSIQRLFEVSGYQNVRVERFVNRYAFRYWWRLAPAPGPVKRAVAKVAEATRVGGVRIRLNVGNSMASGVKPPSSP; from the coding sequence ATGAGTTCGGCGCGATCTTGTCCGGTCTGCGGCGCCGGGTCGCTCGACGCAACTTCGTTCCTAGAAGCCAACATTGACGTCTCGCGCTTGGACGAATTCAGCTACTCGTCGCGAAAGACGCCGGAGTATATGAATCTCGAACTCGTGCAGTGCCGAAGATGCGACCTCGTTTACGCGGACAGCCCGCCCAGCCAAGACGATCTCGCACGTGCCTACCATGTTGCCGACTATGACAGCGCCGAGGAAGCCGACGACGCGGCGTCCGCGTACATACGTGCCATGCAACCGGTGTTGCAAGCCTTGACCAGGCGCGAATCAGTCCTGGAGATCGGCACGGGCACAGGGGTTCTGCTGGAGCACCTGGCGCATCAGGGATTCACAAAGTTGGTCGGCGTTGAACCGTCCGCCTCGGCGATTGCCGCAGCCCCGACATATCGTCAGAATTGGATTCGGGAGGGCGTTTTCGAGGAGCAGAATTTTGCTCCTGAGTCGTTCGACCTAATCTGCTGCTTCATGACGATGGAGCATGTAATCGATCCAAAAGTGATCTCCCTGGCGGCCTTTCGGCTACTTCGACCTGGTGGGGCGTTCGTCACGGTGACGCATGACTATCGCGGCTGGCTGAATCGCATGCTGGGGAGACGCTCTCCGATCATCGATATCGAGCACATGCAGTTGTTCTCGGGCACAAGCATTCAAAGACTCTTCGAGGTAAGTGGTTATCAGAATGTTCGGGTCGAACGGTTCGTCAATCGTTACGCATTCCGCTACTGGTGGCGGTTAGCACCAGCGCCGGGTCCCGTGAAGCGGGCAGTGGCCAAGGTTGCTGAAGCTACCCGTGTTGGCGGCGTCCGAATTAGACTCAACGTGGGCAACAGCATGGCGAGCGGAGTGAAGCCACCTAGCTCGCCCTAG
- a CDS encoding class I SAM-dependent methyltransferase: MSVLARRNEAVRNDEHWQPPSFADLSSARGRLMSRVRRALDLQAASIWRDLKSPLGQATGTILDVGAGAQPYRPLVSRRATYRAIDIADAGEQFGYEVPGTAYFSGDEWPAGDRTIDLVLATETLEHVPDPDAFLSEARRVLHDDGRLILTVPFAARWHYIPHDYWRFTPSALRMLLERNGFSEVVVFARGDELTVACAKIMALVLPFLIPQGGGSSVVRRLVGVAFSPVLLIAAFIGQGSLRRQGGDDCLGYTVFARAS; the protein is encoded by the coding sequence ATGTCTGTCCTCGCTCGCCGTAACGAGGCGGTCCGCAACGACGAACATTGGCAGCCACCTTCATTTGCCGACTTGAGCAGTGCGCGGGGCAGGTTGATGTCTCGAGTGCGTCGCGCATTAGACCTACAGGCCGCCTCCATCTGGCGAGATCTCAAGTCCCCATTAGGACAAGCTACCGGCACGATTCTTGATGTAGGCGCAGGCGCCCAGCCCTATCGCCCGCTCGTAAGTCGCCGTGCGACCTATCGCGCCATCGACATCGCAGACGCTGGTGAGCAGTTCGGGTATGAGGTTCCTGGCACTGCTTATTTTTCAGGCGACGAATGGCCTGCCGGTGATCGCACAATCGACCTTGTTCTCGCGACCGAGACCCTCGAACATGTTCCTGATCCCGATGCCTTTCTTTCCGAAGCCCGGCGTGTGCTTCACGATGACGGCCGACTCATCCTCACTGTCCCCTTCGCCGCGCGCTGGCACTACATTCCGCATGATTACTGGCGATTTACGCCTTCCGCATTGCGGATGCTACTGGAGCGAAATGGCTTTTCCGAGGTGGTGGTGTTTGCGCGGGGCGATGAGTTAACCGTTGCTTGCGCCAAGATCATGGCCCTTGTGCTCCCCTTCCTTATACCGCAGGGAGGAGGGTCGTCCGTGGTTCGCCGATTGGTCGGTGTGGCGTTCTCACCAGTGCTACTCATCGCCGCATTCATAGGCCAAGGCAGCTTGCGCCGACAAGGCGGAGACGATTGCCTCGGCTACACCGTGTTTGCTAGGGCGAGCTAG
- the gmd gene encoding GDP-mannose 4,6-dehydratase produces MKRALITGITGQDGSYLAELLLSKGYEVHGLIRRASTFNTARIDHLYVDPHQSDARLFLHYGDLTDGTRLVTLLTTIDPDEVYNLAAQSHVRVSFDEPVHTGDTTGMGSVRLLEAVRLSRVDCRFYQASSSEMFGASPPPQNEQTPFYPRSPYGAAKVYSYWATRNYREAYGLFAVNGILFNHESPRRGETFVTRKITRAVARIRAGVQSDIYLGNLDAVRDWGYAPEYVEGMWRMLQAADPDDFVLSTGRGYSVRDFAQTSFEHAGLDWQKYVKFDDRYLRPTEVDSLIGDATKAAQSLGWKASVHTAELARIMVDADIAALECDGRPWIDKPALPGWS; encoded by the coding sequence GTGAAGCGAGCGCTGATAACCGGGATCACCGGACAGGATGGCTCGTACCTCGCCGAACTGCTGTTGAGCAAGGGATACGAGGTCCACGGCCTCATCCGTCGAGCTTCCACCTTCAACACCGCGCGGATCGATCACCTCTACGTCGACCCGCACCAGTCCGACGCGCGGCTGTTCTTGCACTACGGCGACCTCACCGACGGAACCCGCCTGGTGACCCTGCTGACCACCATCGACCCCGACGAGGTGTACAACCTTGCGGCGCAATCGCATGTACGGGTCAGCTTCGACGAACCGGTGCACACCGGCGACACGACCGGCATGGGATCGGTCCGGCTGCTCGAAGCCGTCCGCCTTTCCCGCGTGGACTGCCGCTTCTATCAGGCGTCCTCGTCGGAAATGTTCGGCGCATCGCCACCACCGCAGAACGAGCAGACCCCCTTTTATCCCCGCTCGCCGTACGGCGCGGCCAAGGTCTACTCCTATTGGGCCACCCGCAACTATCGCGAAGCGTACGGATTGTTCGCGGTGAACGGCATCTTGTTCAACCACGAATCGCCAAGGCGCGGCGAGACATTCGTTACTCGAAAGATCACGCGAGCCGTGGCGCGCATCAGAGCCGGCGTCCAGTCGGACATCTACCTGGGCAATCTCGATGCCGTCCGCGACTGGGGATACGCGCCCGAATATGTCGAAGGGATGTGGCGCATGCTGCAGGCCGCCGACCCCGACGACTTCGTGCTGTCGACGGGGCGCGGTTACAGCGTGCGCGACTTCGCCCAAACCTCATTCGAGCATGCCGGACTCGACTGGCAGAAGTACGTGAAGTTCGACGACCGTTATTTGCGTCCCACCGAAGTGGATTCGCTGATCGGCGACGCGACCAAGGCCGCTCAATCTCTCGGGTGGAAGGCTTCCGTACACACCGCCGAACTGGCGCGCATCATGGTGGACGCCGACATTGCCGCATTGGAGTGCGATGGCCGGCCATGGATCGACAAGCCGGCCCTCCCTGGCTGGAGCTGA
- a CDS encoding GDP-L-fucose synthase family protein, which produces MDTPVGILDRALPVYIAGHRGLVGSALLRKFEAEGFTNLVVRSHDQLDLTDRAATFDFILEARPQVIVDAAARVGGIMANNTYPADFLSENLQIQVNLLDAAVAARVPRLLFLGSSCIYPKFAPQPIQESALLTGPLEPTNDAYAIAKIAGILQVQAVRRQYGLAWISAMPTNLYGPGDNFSPSGSHLLPALIRRYEEAKAGGAPAVTNWGTGTPQRELLHVDDLASASLHLLEHFDGPNHVNVGTGVDHTISEIAEMVATAVGYTGETRWDPTKPDGTPRKLLDVSVLREAGWAPEISLRDGIVATVAWYRANADAARQ; this is translated from the coding sequence ATGGATACGCCCGTCGGCATCCTCGATCGCGCGTTGCCGGTATACATCGCCGGGCACCGGGGACTCGTCGGCTCCGCCTTATTGCGCAAGTTCGAGGCCGAGGGATTCACGAATCTCGTTGTGCGGTCCCATGATCAACTCGACCTAACGGATCGGGCCGCGACGTTCGATTTCATCCTCGAGGCCCGGCCGCAGGTGATCGTCGACGCCGCGGCGCGCGTTGGCGGCATTATGGCGAACAACACCTATCCCGCGGACTTCTTGTCCGAAAACCTGCAGATTCAGGTCAACCTGCTGGACGCGGCTGTGGCCGCGCGGGTGCCACGGTTGCTGTTCCTCGGATCTTCTTGCATATACCCGAAATTCGCCCCGCAGCCGATTCAGGAGAGCGCGCTGCTCACTGGCCCGCTGGAGCCGACCAATGACGCGTACGCGATCGCGAAAATCGCGGGCATCCTTCAGGTGCAGGCGGTCCGGCGGCAATACGGCCTGGCCTGGATTTCGGCGATGCCGACGAATCTTTACGGACCGGGTGACAACTTTTCCCCATCGGGTTCACATCTGCTGCCGGCGCTGATCCGGCGCTATGAGGAGGCCAAGGCCGGTGGTGCGCCGGCGGTGACCAACTGGGGGACCGGTACGCCGCAACGCGAGTTGCTGCATGTCGACGATTTGGCCAGCGCGAGCCTGCACCTCCTGGAGCACTTCGACGGCCCCAATCACGTCAACGTGGGGACCGGTGTCGATCACACCATCAGTGAGATCGCCGAAATGGTCGCTACCGCAGTGGGGTACACCGGCGAAACACGCTGGGACCCAACCAAACCGGACGGCACGCCGCGCAAGCTGTTGGACGTCTCGGTGTTACGGGAGGCGGGATGGGCGCCCGAAATCTCGTTACGGGACGGCATTGTGGCAACGGTGGCGTGGTACCGGGCGAACGCCGACGCAGCGAGGCAATGA